The Arachis hypogaea cultivar Tifrunner chromosome 19, arahy.Tifrunner.gnm2.J5K5, whole genome shotgun sequence genome has a window encoding:
- the LOC112775747 gene encoding pentatricopeptide repeat-containing protein At4g16835, mitochondrial — translation MYYSGLVRNFVLTLSKCHVSSSSGLGCGSAMSVTPLPSRFNQSMFNNVVASNKLIANFLRLGDMDSALQVFNNMTVKSTVTWNSILAGYAKNLGNFEVVRQVFDKIPEPNSVSYNIMLACYLNNFGIHRARAYFDVMPVKDTASWNTMISGYAQIGLMGEARMMFLAMPEKNTVSWSAMVSGYVACGDLDSAVECFYAATVKSVITWTAMITGYMKFGRVESAEKLFQEMSQKTLVTWNAMIAGYVDNSRAEDGLKLFKTMLETGAKPNAVSLTSVLLGCSNLSALQLGRQVHQLVCKSPLSSDTTAGTSLVSMYSKCGELKDASKLFVQIQRKDLVSWNAMISGYAQHGAGEKALELFDAMKNDGMKPDWITFVAVFLACNHAGFVDLGVQYFDAMIRDYGIEARPEHYACMVDLLGRRGRLSEATDLIKSMPFKPHPAIFGTLLGACRIHKNLDLAEFAAKNLLALDPSSATGYVQLANIYAAQNRWEHVARIRRSMKDNNVVKAPGYSWIEIKSVVHEFRSSDRLHPELVSIHKKLNELEKKMKMAGYIPDLEFALHDVEEELKEQLLLWHSEKLAIAFGLLKVPLGVPIRVFKNLRVCGDCHTAIKYISAIEGREIIVRDTTRFHHFKDGSCSCSDYW, via the coding sequence ATGTATTATTCAGGGCTTGTTAGGAACTTTGTTTTAACGCTGAGTAAATGCCACGTGTCCTCCTCCTCCGGCCTCGGTTGTGGCTCTGCCATGTCAGTAACCCCGCTCCCATCACGGTTCAACCAGAGCATGTTCAACAATGTCGTTGCCTCCAACAAGCTCATCGCCAATTTCCTTCGATTGGGTGACATGGATTCTGCTCTCCAAGTGTTTAATAATATGACAGTGAAGAGCACCGTTACTTGGAACTCGATCCTTGCTGGCTATGCCAAGAATCTTGGGAATTTTGAAGTTGTacgccaagtgtttgataaaattcctGAACCGAATAGTGTGTCTTATAATATCATGCTGGCGTGTTatttgaacaattttggcatccaCAGAGCCCGTGCTTACTTTGATGTAATGCCTGTGAAGGATACGGCATCTTGGAACACAATGATCTCAGGTTATGCTCAGATTGGATTGATGGGCGAGGCGCGCATGATGTTCTTGGCAATGCCAGAGAAAAATACGGTCTCATGGAGTGCGATGGTGTCGGGGTATGTGGCTTGTGGAGACTTGGATTCTGCAGTGGAGTGCTTTTATGCTGCAACTGTGAAGAGTGTGATTACCTGGACTGCCATGATCACTGGGTACATGAAATTTGGCAGGGTTGAGTCTGCTGAGAAATTGTTCCAAGAAATGTCTCAGAAGACTTTGGTGACATGGAATGCTATGATAGCTGGATATGTTGATAATAGCAGGGCAGAAGATGGGTTGAAGCTTTTCAAGACAATGTTAGAGACTGGGGCCAAGCCTAATGCTGTGAGCTTGACCAGTGTGTTGTTGGGTTGTAGTAACCTATCAGCATTGCAACTTGGTAGACAAGTTCATCAGTTAGTTTGTAAATCTCCATTGAGTAGTGACACCACAGCTGGAACTTCATTGGTTAGCATGTATTCCAAATGCGGGGAGCTGAAGGACGCGTCGAAATTGTTTGTGCAGATCCAACGGAAAGACCTTGTATCATGGAACGCAATGATTTCTGGTTATGCACAACATGGAGCTGGTGAAAAAGCTCTGGAGTTATTTGATGCAATGAAAAATGATGGCATGAAGCCAGATTGGATTACTTTTGTAGCAGTATTTTTAGCTTGTAACCATGCAGGATTTGTAGATCTTGGGGTCCAATATTTTGATGCTATGATAAGGGATTATGGAATTGAAGCTAGGCCAGAACACTATGCTTGCATGGTTGACCTTCTCGGTCGACGTGGAAGGTTATCTGAGGCAACAGACTTGATAAAAAGTATGCCGTTTAAGCCACATCCTGCCATCTTTGGAACGCTTTTGGGAGCCTGTAGGATCCATAAGAACCTAGATCTGGCTGAGTTTGCTGCCAAGAATCTGCTTGCACTTGATCCTAGTAGTGCAACTGGATATGTTCAATTGGCCAATATTTATGCAGCACAAAATAGATGGGAGCATGTTGCTAGGATTCGGAGATCGATGAAAGACAATAATGTAGTGAAGGCACCTGGATATAGTTGGATTGAGATAAAGAGTGTGGTGCATGAGTTTCGGTCAAGCGACCGATTGCACCCAGAATTGGTTTCTATACATAAAAAACTAAATGAATTGGAGAAAAAAATGAAGATGGCTGGCTATATTCCGGATCTTGAGTTTGCATTGCATGATGTGGAAGAGGAGCTGAAAGAACAGCTTCTTCTATGGCACAGTGAGAAATTGGCAATTGCATTTGGACTTCTAAAGGTACCATTAGGTGTTCCAATCAGGGTATTCAAGAACTTGAGAGTTTGTGGAGATTGCCACACTGCAATAAAGTACATATCAGCTATAGAAGGAAGAGAAATCATTGTTAGGGATACCACTAGGTTTCATCATTTCAAGGACGGGTCTTGCTCCTGCAGTGATTACTGGTAA